The genomic interval tatattgtgcgTAAGGTAATTTGTAAGATTATacttacaattattattatcattattattatcagcaaAAATGAATTTTATCAGTATTATACTGACTCTGTGGTAACGGGATGTAGATCTGAAAAGGAGTGAACTTCCATTCAGTCCAGCCTTTAATCAATTCTGGAATTTTTTGTTGCCTTTCAAACGGATGAGAGCGAGCCCCTGGATGGCAGCTGTTGCATATGGGCATCATCGCGCTGTGCCGTCACAGCTGAGGCCTCAGAGCAGACTTCCTGTCAACTCTCACAAATGATGAACAGGACCAATTGGTTGTGTGAATCTCAGTTTACTTCTCACGCTGTGGCTGCTCAAACTGTAAAAAGTGAGCGAAGACCAAGAGTGAAAAGACGTTTTGAAGACACTCGAGGCTCAGTTCATGCCCAGTCGGTTGCCTTCAGCATATACAACAGCTGCTCTCTCGACTCTTAAAATCAAAAAACGGAAATACTTCTTCTTTTGCcttgtttagtatttttttttattcaccaaTGAGGTTTTGGTGAGTGGATAAAATCAGTTCTTACATagtgaagtatttttttcatcttttttctatCATGTGTGCAATATCTTTGTACTGATTTTGTACATCAAAAACAAGCAAGGTTTCCCTCCAATTTGTGTTTGTCAAGTtgcatcattatttatttattttagtttttgacCCCTGTCAGAGTCTTTCAGTAAATTAATGTGTGGCTGTCCTCGTGGTCTTATGAGAGGTACAGACTTGGAGTTCAGTGGAATGTCtagtaggttttttttcttttcttttgtttttttgcatgtaatGTTATTGATGTGAGGCTATCCTCTGCACATTGTATAACAAATCAGTGTTACCATAGCAAGTTTAAGTGCAATCATGTTCAGAAAATGCAGACTTGTGGAAGTAAAgtctgttgtcttgttgtccAGGAAAAGattcaggtgaaaaaaaaaacgtttttcatttaagaatatatatataaatacttacttatacaataaacaatggaaagaggaatgtgtgtatatattttaataaaagaaacGCTTCTCTTTGGGCTAAACGAAAATATTTTGCTGGATAAGCACATATGAAagaacactttcattttttcaggAAATGCAGTTATAATATACAAAATGCAAACTGAACAACAGAACTGGGTATATGTAAAGAATAACTTTCTACATTCTACAAATAAGAGTCTATTCTAGTGTGTAAATTAGTGACAGTAATCTGTTTGTCCCAGTATTCAGgttgtaaatgtattttaacattCACACAGAAAACCATTGCCATAAGTCAGACTTGGATCTGCTCATGTGAATTGACAAAGAGAGTTCGGATGGCAGATAAATCACATATGGGACAATAATGCGCAGATGAATGTGTCTTTCCATTGattccatatttttttctatagatCATGGGACGATGTAAAACCTGAGGAATCagtttatttctgtgtgtgttgtagtgctTCCAATGTCTACAGTCATTCTTTGTGAGAAAGTACCCCAACAATGCACTGCATGGATCTGATGCATCATGTGTCCTACTCACTGtgagctgatggaggaggggggaatcAGCCTAtaaattttgacttttgttttgaatgattTGGAATTACTTGATGTTGATGTGTTCTTGTTGTTCCATGTTAGGCTGGTAGTTGTTGAAGCTCAGCATGCATTTCATCCACAAAGCCATTgtgtaaataaacaaagaacATTGCACTTCAGTTGCCGAGGGCTTTCATTGTGTAAATACGGGAGTTTGATGTGTATAAGGAACGACTGTGCGGTCGGAGGATGACGCTGTAAAAGGGACCAAGGCGGGGGATTGAAGGCACTGTACATAATGTGTATATGATCAGTACTCTATTCTGATATCTGCAGTCAAGATCAGGATGTATATACATCACCTCATAGATGGATGTGATGGGTGATTAATGAACATATCGATTGTCTCAGCCTCCAGCTGTCGTGAACAGACATTTGttgtagaaataaaaaacaaaaaacagactgttAGAAAGTTTGCTGCCATTTACATCCAGCTCTTTTCATACATGCaacccccacaaacacacacacacacacacacacacacacatacacacatactgtacacacggATAGACATGCACACATCCAGCTGCAAGCTGTTCAGTGTGGAGtgggacccttttttttttttaaaggaaaagacaaGAATGGCCTCATTTATACGTGCATTCTGTTGTACAGTGAGTAGTGAGTCAGTAAGACCCCAGTTATTGTAAAACTTCAACTGTGACAATGTTGAGAAcgcaaaataaacaaatatatgaCTTATGGTACatgcgttgttgtttttcattgctCTGCAGTAAATTGTGCACAGAACTTTATCTCGCTGAGCTCTGAATCTCCCGTCACTGTGACTCGGAGGAAAATGGAACTAGATTTATTCATGTACAATGCATTTCACACAAAGTGGAATCTTCTGGGTGTCGTATCCTCCACTTCGCTGCTCCAACAACACTTTCTACTATAGTTCAGCAATTCCACCAGAGGgcattattcaaaatgaaaaggaaaacccTGTGCCTTCACACCACCTATGGGTGAAAAGAGTCTCTGCCACACTTCCTAACTGAAGATGAGTGTTTATACACTTAGCTTCTGCTTTTCAACCACTTCTCTGTATCTGTGGAAGCGTAGTATCTTTCTCACTGGAATCCAGCCTCCATATATGTCCATTCCGCTTTGGAGCTCAAAACagaagcattttctttttggcctCAAGCTCATTCTTCACTTGGCATGCAAAATATCTCATATAGGTACATTTAAGCCCATGTGAAGCTGCACGTGCTCCCAGCTGTATTTTGCAGTAAAGTGCCCTCAGCACTGCAGTGGATGTCAGTAATAAACACTGAGTGGGAAAGGTTCAGAGAGCCTCCGCCACTGTTCTTAATAGATAAACTCTTATCTCCTCAAAGCAGATGGATTCTCTTCATGTCAAATGCGCCATAACTGTGCAGTGTTACTGGTGCAGTCCTCGGACTGACGCGGTTATGTATCGGAGTTCTAATAACACGTCAGTTACAAAACGGGGACACCTCGAGGTCAGGACAACTTTTTGGAAAATGCTCTTTTGCTCATAAGCAGCAATGGACAAGACCAGTGAATGCATAATGAGATTTCAAGGATGACTGACAGCACAAGAAGTGACGCCCGAGTTGGGTTGACTCTAaaaggtttgttttcttttgtagaTTTGACTTTCACTTCTTTCTCAGTTATTTAGCACACATTCTGAAAATGTACCATTTTTGTTTATTGCATAATGTTAATCTTAACCTAACACACAGCCTTTGTGTACAAGGTATTATTTCAAAGTGCAATATTTCAGCTCTCTCTGTGATGAATTGTAAGCATTCTGTGAAGCACCCACGCTGTTATGTAATAAGTTCCCATTATAATACAAACTGGAAGTTACAATGCAATACCATCAAAAAAGGGAATAACCTCTTCCTGATCTTGCAGGATGCTCCCTGGTTCCAGCTTagccgtcttcctcctcttggccACATCAAGTGCACATACTGTTGGTCAACCGGGCGTATGTTCATTCCGCCGGTCTGCTGGTCTGCAAGTGAACTGCAGCTCTTTACACCTCATGGAGCTGCCTCCTCTGCCCTCGGACACCACGGAGCTCCATGCGCAGGACAACCGGCTCACCTCGGTGTCTCCAGGCCTGTTCGACGGACTTGTCGGTCTGAAAAGGGTCTCGCTATCTGGGAACCCCTTCCACTGTGACTGCAGGATTCAATACCTGAGGAACTGGCTGCTAAAGAACAGAGCTATTGTTCTGAAGGAGCCCACTTGTGCCAGTCCAAGCTCTGTGGCTCAGAGAGCCATCACTGAACTCGCCGATGACCACTTCTCTTCCTGTGTCCTGGCGAGCTGCACCGGCGGGACCTACAACACTGTGGTGGGAGTGATGCTGTGCTGCCTCATCGCTCTGCTACTGTGGAGCTTGAGACTGGCCAAGTCTTCCACCATCACCCTGTACATAGACGACAGACATACAGGACTGGAGGCCGACTCTCTGCCCTCACTGAGGcccacacacaggaggaggctgCACACGACTCTGTCAGAAGTCAGAGTGGACTTGAATTCTTTCAGTTGTGCAGAGACTCTAGAAAGGCCGCTCATCAACATGGAGTTACTGCCACAAGTTCTGGACATGTTGAACAAGAAGCACAATATAAAGATAAAGAATACCTGAGGGACGCTTGTCTACTACAGGAATtaggtattaaaaaaaacactacaattaaaacaaaaggaagcagATGCAAGTAACAAGGCAGCACAATGGATTTATttcagtttgggttttttttagcagtAAAGTTATTTTACTGTTAAACCTCCAGAGCTCCGTCTTCTtacaggttatttttttttcctaacaaTGTAACCTGTTCTCTGGGAACATGTTTACTCATTTAGTCATGAGATCTAACTCTATATCAGTCTATGCATTAAATTTCTTCTCACAACTGATCTCAACCACTCAGACCTATGCACTTTTCAATTGTGCTCTTACAAAAAGACTGAGCGTTTGTTTGATTACATAGAGACAGTGTATATCTTGACAATTTCCCAACGGGTGTCAATCATTTCtgactggggaaaaaaaaaaggcacacaaacattttgcaAAGGTTGTGTGACTGTTCCCTTATATTTCCTTAcgttaaaatatttacaatgagTGAATTATTACAAATGTGGGGCAGTAAAAGTGtttgatttacattttccttGTATCTAAATAAACGTTTAATTAGCTTTTAATActggaattacatttttctacataacaacaaacatgttttatggcaggaagaaatggaagaaacaTTAAACAAAGATGAGAGTCTCTGATTTGTGCAGATATTGGTCGAGGCTCTCACGACTGGACAAAATGCGGTGACAGAACTATCGGAGGACAATATTGCACATCAAACATTTGTTATTACAGTACAAGTTTTTCTGTTGAATTCATGCATAGATTTCCCAGGATAAGTGGATAAAAATGCAATGACAAAAAGTCATATAGaataaaggtcaaatgttaTCTGAATATGCTTCTTAAAAACATTGGCAAATTCTTGTAATAAATATAGGATGATTTCAGGATTTGTAATAATCTAAAACATTACTATCATCTAAAAAAAGATACTTAGTAGGGTAAAATAAGGCAATTCTTACACATTGCAGGTATTTAGAGACTAGCACATAAACAATTAAAAAGGGCAGTTGACAGTAACTGATTTATGATTCATCTTTTTTAAGGTTGGTCTCAGTGTTGAATGTTTAGAGGATGACACATACTTTGTCGATGCCGTGTCAGGTGGTCAAACCATGTCCACAGTGTTAGGCTCCTACACATTTATGCGTTAAACGATATACCCAGTTTAATGCTCCACCCCTCCTCTACTACCTgttcatgaaaacatgaagCGCGTTAGGTCAAACTCTACTGAGGCACAAACTTCTCCAGCTCAAAGATCAGATCAACAGCTTCGGCCACGTCCTGCACAATTTGGCCGGGCTCCACCAGCGCAGGGTCGAATCTGAAGTCCCGGTGCCCGTGGAACACCGTCTCTTTGATGCAGTGGTTTGCATCCGGGGGCACCTCCGCGTTGGGGTTGTAGACCCCCGTGCAGACGAGGACAGACTTACAGGACGTTGCGGAGGGCAGCGCCAGCTCGCTCTCCCACAGGTTGTCGACGTCCTCCTCCTGGGGCACGGCAGTGGTGGATCCCGTGGCGGCCACCATCTTAGCGACGGCTTTGGGGTTCTTTCTAGCAACTCTCTCCTCCAGGAAGCGGTTGTATAGATTGGCGCCATAGATGTCAGTCATAAGGTTATCCCTGAGAATGCAGATGAAGTGCCATGACACAGTATCTCGGTGCAGTATGCACAGAGGTAGTCAGGATATTAATGTGTACaaaaaagtttatattttttgatgCTCTATGCCACACTGCTATGAATGAAGGGACAATTAAAGCAATGACATAGTGCCGGCACACCGACAcagaacagctgcagcagcacaactgCGGCATTTGTGATTTTATAAAATCTGAAAGGGACTTTGTGATATGTTCACTGTCACGCTTACAGTCAGCTGGAAAGGGAAGAGCTCCATTTTTctacatatattttcaaatatccTCTTTTCATTACTTACACTGTCATTAAAATGCATCAAAAGTGTTTCCCATATGCCGTTAACTATTTTTGCAAGACTGGGAGGAAACTTGGTGTCTTACCCTATAGCATAAAGTGAAGTGATGGGGAGTTTCCATTGCCGCTGCATGGCCTGGCTTCTGATGAGGTATTCTGCAAAATGGTAGGTCAGCTCACTGGGTTTTCCCATGAGCGCCTCGTACTTCAGGTCTTTACCTGTGATCTTCTTATAAATGTTCTCCAGGCACACGAGAAAGGTCCCATGGCCAAACCTGtgacaaaatgagaaagaagACAGTGTGGTATCAGTATACTTCCAAGACTGTGCTCTCGTTGCTCGAGttgataaattatattattttatatgttCTGTGTCTGCACTTATTTCTAATGGTTACCGTGGAGAATTTGCCTCAGCCATCCACATGAGGTCCATGTTGCAGGCGAGCACGGTGAGGTGAGGCATCTTATGTGTTTGATGAACACTGCTGAGGTTACCGTTAGTCAACAACACATCAATGATCAGCTGCAGGTTGGTCTCCCATCGAATTGGCTCCCCGAACAGAACCAGAGctgtgtgacaggaaacaaaagttTAATCGCcggacaaataaataaaacaaatggtgAGTAGCCAAGACACAGACGGATATAAAAGCTTTGAGATAAAATAAGAGGTTCATACCTTCAACCTTAGGAGGGTTGATAACAGGGTtggactgaaaatgaaagaggagaaacTCAACATGTGCTGCTGAATGTGACTCTACAGTGTCATTTCTAAACAAGGTTTCAGTATCTCACCGGCAGTTTGGGTCTCCTGTTGTGATCCACCATGTCCAGCAACGGGTACGATTCCCTCAGCATATCAATACTGACGACATTCTGAAAGCCCAAActagaagagaaacagagagttTTATTCACTTTCAATGAATCATGCAGAGAATGGAAACGTAACTAATTCCAGGATTCAAGTATATACTTTTTAGCAATTTCCAGGACGGGTCCTTGTCCTGACACCAGCACACACTTATCATGGAACTTCTTGAACATCCTCAGAGGACTGTGCGACATGATGACTTGATCTTGTGCGATCTGCAAAAAGATCAAGTGTTAATAGCAGAGGTGACCAGATTAATCCTAAAAAGGACTaaagattttattaaaaatctgaaaatcctCTCTAGTGAAGAACTCACAGGTACTCCCAGGATGTGAGAGAGTTGGTCTGCTTTTGTTTGTCGGAGGCAATTTCCTGCATTCGTGACAAATACGACCGGCACCACAAACTGTCCCTGAGAGTCGACCAACTTCTCAAACGCCTTCTTTGCAGCGGGGATCGGCATCCTCCCCCGGACAAGTACGCCATCAATATCGAACAACAGCCCAAATTTTGGCTGTGGCTGGAGAAGGGAAGCAGATTGTCAGCCAGCAAAGAAGATAAcacagaacattttctttttccttttaggATTCTCTAAATAACGAATGGGCCTTAAAGTGGCTGATAATGAAAGAGGAGCTTATGGGAGAATTTGTGACCATGCACACTAtgaaatcattcatttttacagGAATCCAAATGATCATTTGTCACATTATATTGTTTAAGCTTACTTAATACTATGCATGGTGTTGCAAAGTCTTTTTCTAATAACATGTATGACCGTGGTGTCTTTATTATATCTGCAACGCACAGGGCGGCCACAGAGAATCCATAGTGGGGGTCCTATGGTGACACAGGAGTACATAGGGGTAGTTGGTTGCGacaaataatcataaataaaaaaggagaagatattgttttgtctcttttcaatCTCTAATTTTCCTGTTGCTGGGGAAACTGTGGAGCCTGTGAGCGCTTGTTTTTCTCATGGGGAGAAAATACAGGAGCGAGCTTCCTCCCCTGTTGTTCCATCCCTGACAACAACATCCTCATCTGACGAGGTTGCATGCAACCCAGGCAACGTCGACATGGTACACTGGTTcacagaattgaaaaaaaaaagtatatatatatatatatatatatatatatatatatatatatatatatatatatatatatatatatatacagatccAACAGATCCAACTGTACCTTGCTATTAGACCGAGTTCCGCAAAACCCGCACCGGGGACCGACCGTCCCGGCTTCTCGTCTGGCTTGACGGTTGCTCAGGGTGAACAAGCCCCGGTACAGCGACGGGAGTCCCCTCATCTCCTTGGTCAGCGACGGGTTCACGacttaaacaaaataaaataataataataataataataataacaatagcaCAAAGACGCGGCACGAGCCGGCTCGCTCCGGCCGCtccggctttttttttttctttctcttttttttcccgatgTTTTCTCGCCTATTATTTGACTGGGCGACACCCGATGAcgacacgaggaggaggaggagggtctccGCTGCGTCTCCCCGTCGGAAGGAGCCGTTGCTGCATCTGCACCCACCGACACCCCCGCTGCCATTTTAGACTCCGCGGTGGAGCCGCTCCCCCGGGCTGACCCCGTCTGTAAACCGCGCGAGCCCCGCGGCGGATCAAAGCGCTTCAGTCGCGGATCAAAGCGACGATGCGCCGCGGAAACAAAAGGGATCTCGTTTCCGGTCACCGCGGCTTCCCGGGGGCGGAAGTCCCACGGATGACTCCACAACATGGGCACTTGATGCACCCTCACTTTTAGCTCTCCATTTTACTCCTCGGCTCTATCTTTAGGACACTAAACTAGTTCGGTCCGCCCGCGTGTCCTGGATGATGTGCCtcgaggggggcgggggctaaATGTGCTGCAAGAAACCTGGAGGAATTTGACATCCCGACCCTTTCTGTTGAGACGCAGCAGAATCAGGCTTCTACTCTGAGCCAACATTCTGTAGATGACAGCACCCCGCCCCCCTTACAGAGCCCCTGCATAGAAACCTGGCTGCAGAGAGAATTAACAGCCGCACATTTCCGAACAATGTGTCTGAATTGGAGGGATGTGGTTCTGCAGATGTCCAGCCAAGGCACCGCAACAGAGCAGGACCACCAGACTGTGTTTTCTGGAACACAGTCCACTTAATTTACTGTTAACCTTCAGTTCAGATTAGCTTGGTTTTCTGATTATTATACACAGGGTTCCTCTGAAGGCTCTGACGATTTATCATACAGGCACACGTGTTGAGTAAACTGCAGCTCAGACTAGACGTCTTTTAAAACTTGGACCGGTCTTCGAGAAGCAGAGACACCTGTTCAGGAAAGACATGTTAAAAACAAGCTTTCAAACTTATGTTGGTCTCAAAATCAGACGACAAGTCCTCCCCGTGCTCCTCCAGCTTTATTGAtagtttaaaacatttctattttctagGACTTCAGTTGCACTTTCCTTCCGACTTAAAAACTGAGTACAAGCAAATGGTATTTATACAGTAGTCTAAGTGATATtgtacaaaaataacattttgatttctgtgaaaacatttttcattcccAAATATCTCCTAATTCTGTTCCGACAACTGTTCTTGATGTTAATTTTGCCAAggtaaaaataagaataattccAAAGccattttaaaaggaaaagtctACCTTGGACTATTAAGTGATATTTAAATTGTAAACAGATTTCTATAAAAgaacatgtttcttttattacCTCCAAAATGTTTATATCTTAGTAATATAACATGTAGTTTGTTATCGCCCGCTTAGCTGCATGGTGGGCTGCAATGCATCATGTTATGAACTGATTCCATGTCATACTCTCTGGGCGAACTCATATCCCactaaaacaaaccaaaataacCATACATGGAAGTTCGGTTTCTATTTACTCCCTTCTGCTGTCTCATTTTACTGAGACTCACTTCCACAAGCTCAGAGGTCCTATAGATGCCCATATGTGTAGTCCCATTTTATTCATCTCTGATCACCAGTGGCTTGGAAAGGGGGTTCTTTAACAAAGCATTATACATAACACCGCTaccaaactaaaacatttttgtattgaatgcagaaagatttttttttcacccctttCATTGTATTACATGTCGAGAGGCTCACTGGCCTGGGACTAGCCTCTGTTAGCCAACTTTTGGCCAGTGAAGAGGATTCAGAGAAAATAATACAACCAACCATCAATCTGAAAAAAGGAGGGGCAACAGAGGGCACTGATTATGCTGTGGCTTCAATGGTGCACTCTTTTGCCACGTGGCCTGCCTTTCCGCAGTTGTAGCAGTTGGTCTCGCTACCTTTACCACAGTTCACGGCGACGTGACCAATCTCGCCACACCTAGGGGAGAGACAGGGCGTTAAGTTTCTTCAGAGAGAGACaattaagaaaaatatgtt from Scophthalmus maximus strain ysfricsl-2021 chromosome 3, ASM2237912v1, whole genome shotgun sequence carries:
- the LOC118316926 gene encoding haloacid dehalogenase-like hydrolase domain-containing 5; translated protein: MLWSHPWDFRPREAAVTGNEIPFVSAAHRRFDPRLKRFDPPRGSRGLQTGSARGSGSTAESKMAAGVSVGADAATAPSDGETQRRPSSSSSCRHRVSPSQIIVVNPSLTKEMRGLPSLYRGLFTLSNRQARREAGTVGPRCGFCGTRSNSKPQPKFGLLFDIDGVLVRGRMPIPAAKKAFEKLVDSQGQFVVPVVFVTNAGNCLRQTKADQLSHILGVPIAQDQVIMSHSPLRMFKKFHDKCVLVSGQGPVLEIAKNLGFQNVVSIDMLRESYPLLDMVDHNRRPKLPSNPVINPPKVEALVLFGEPIRWETNLQLIIDVLLTNGNLSSVHQTHKMPHLTVLACNMDLMWMAEANSPRFGHGTFLVCLENIYKKITGKDLKYEALMGKPSELTYHFAEYLIRSQAMQRQWKLPITSLYAIGDNLMTDIYGANLYNRFLEERVARKNPKAVAKMVAATGSTTAVPQEEDVDNLWESELALPSATSCKSVLVCTGVYNPNAEVPPDANHCIKETVFHGHRDFRFDPALVEPGQIVQDVAEAVDLIFELEKFVPQ
- the gp9 gene encoding glycoprotein IX (platelet) — encoded protein: MLPGSSLAVFLLLATSSAHTVGQPGVCSFRRSAGLQVNCSSLHLMELPPLPSDTTELHAQDNRLTSVSPGLFDGLVGLKRVSLSGNPFHCDCRIQYLRNWLLKNRAIVLKEPTCASPSSVAQRAITELADDHFSSCVLASCTGGTYNTVVGVMLCCLIALLLWSLRLAKSSTITLYIDDRHTGLEADSLPSLRPTHRRRLHTTLSEVRVDLNSFSCAETLERPLINMELLPQVLDMLNKKHNIKIKNT